From Halobacterium sp. R2-5, the proteins below share one genomic window:
- a CDS encoding helix-turn-helix domain-containing protein, producing the protein MSGLLPSRSEAEAPDGEPRVVGVASEDADRLLSALSSGTARDLYAAIHDTPATPSELAEECDTSLQNAQYHLEKLEDAELIDECDTRYSAKGREMSVYAPSDAPVVLFAGDEEESKSVRSALANLLGAVGVLGVASLLVQRFVGTGLQAPGAETGSSGVETTSELSGLVAESEQATGSAVDAAASLPAGVLFFLGGLLALALVAGAWYAR; encoded by the coding sequence ATGTCCGGCCTGCTGCCCTCCCGCTCGGAGGCCGAGGCGCCCGACGGCGAGCCCCGCGTCGTCGGCGTCGCCTCCGAGGACGCCGACCGCCTGCTGTCGGCGCTGTCCTCGGGGACCGCCCGGGACCTGTACGCCGCCATCCACGACACCCCGGCGACGCCGTCCGAGCTCGCCGAGGAGTGCGACACTTCCCTGCAGAACGCCCAGTACCACCTGGAGAAGCTGGAGGACGCCGAGCTCATCGACGAGTGCGACACGCGCTACTCCGCGAAGGGGCGCGAGATGAGCGTGTACGCGCCCTCGGACGCGCCCGTGGTGCTGTTCGCGGGCGACGAGGAGGAGAGCAAGTCGGTGCGCTCGGCGCTCGCGAACCTGCTCGGCGCAGTGGGCGTGCTCGGCGTCGCGAGCCTGCTCGTCCAGCGGTTCGTCGGCACCGGCCTGCAGGCGCCGGGGGCAGAGACGGGGAGCAGCGGCGTGGAGACGACCAGCGAGCTCTCGGGGCTGGTCGCGGAGAGCGAGCAGGCGACGGGGTCGGCCGTCGACGCCGCCGCGTCGCTGCCCGCGGGCGTGCTGTTCTTCCTCGGCGGCCTGCTCGCGCTCGCGCTCGTCGCCGGCGCGTGGTACGCCCGGTAG
- a CDS encoding aminopeptidase produces MDSRIHRHAEIIVDRAIDLQPDENVVVSLPPVAEDLAVALYEEIGKVGANPVMLSRGDRGIGTDRAARAYLREVDADDISEPEHLLKLFEHTDAAVVGRPHENVSEQSDVSTEVGSAFAAAYRDVLNARLDTKWCLTHYPAPADAQLAEMSTAAYEDFVYDAMLKDWDEVEAHQEQMVEILDPADEVRIVSGDTTDVTMSVAEMTTLNDCGTNNLPAGEVFTAPVPDSVEGEVLFDKPVYHQAREIQGAWLQFEDGEVVDFAADQNEDVLEGILNTDDGARRLGELGIGMNRDIDRFTYNMLFDEKMGDTVHMALGRAYPDTVGEDVEQNDSAKHVDMIVDMSEDSYIEVDGEIVQRNGTFRFEDGFEE; encoded by the coding sequence ATGGACTCCCGCATTCACCGCCACGCCGAAATCATCGTCGACCGCGCTATCGACCTGCAGCCCGACGAGAACGTCGTGGTGAGCCTGCCGCCGGTCGCGGAGGACCTCGCCGTCGCGCTCTACGAGGAGATCGGGAAGGTGGGCGCCAACCCCGTGATGCTCTCCCGCGGGGACCGCGGCATCGGCACGGACCGCGCCGCGCGCGCGTACCTCCGCGAGGTCGACGCCGACGACATCTCCGAGCCCGAGCACCTCCTGAAGCTGTTCGAGCACACGGACGCCGCCGTCGTCGGCCGCCCCCACGAGAACGTCAGCGAGCAGAGCGACGTCAGCACGGAGGTCGGCTCCGCGTTCGCCGCTGCTTACCGCGACGTGCTGAACGCCCGCCTCGACACGAAGTGGTGTCTCACGCACTACCCGGCGCCCGCGGACGCCCAGCTCGCGGAGATGTCCACGGCGGCCTACGAGGATTTCGTCTACGACGCGATGCTCAAAGACTGGGACGAGGTCGAGGCCCACCAGGAGCAGATGGTCGAGATCCTCGACCCCGCCGACGAGGTCCGCATCGTCTCCGGGGACACGACGGACGTCACGATGAGCGTGGCGGAGATGACGACACTGAACGACTGCGGGACGAACAACCTCCCCGCGGGCGAGGTGTTCACCGCGCCCGTTCCGGACAGCGTGGAGGGCGAAGTCCTCTTCGACAAGCCGGTCTACCACCAGGCCCGCGAGATTCAGGGCGCGTGGCTGCAGTTCGAGGACGGCGAGGTCGTGGACTTCGCTGCCGACCAGAACGAGGACGTTCTGGAGGGCATCCTGAACACGGACGACGGCGCGCGACGGCTCGGCGAACTGGGTATCGGGATGAACCGCGACATCGACCGGTTCACGTACAACATGCTGTTCGACGAGAAGATGGGCGACACCGTCCACATGGCGCTCGGCCGCGCGTACCCGGACACGGTCGGCGAGGACGTCGAGCAGAACGACTCCGCGAAGCACGTCGACATGATCGTCGACATGAGCGAGGACTCGTACATCGAGGTCGACGGCGAAATCGTCCAGCGGAACGGAACCTTCCGGTTCGAAGACGGCTTCGAAGAGTAG
- a CDS encoding magnesium transporter gives MTIRAVAGDAYREAFGILVLSAAASVFSGVVLGGMERELTVVPGLLTIVPALLATRGSVYGSLGARLATGLHQGLVDPELGVPSRRVRSAVVAAMLNGVVISAIAAVAGYGIRYALDLAVAPLAALVVVALVAGVLSGAGLTLVVIVTVFVGYRRGLNPDALAGPVVTTTGDVIGIATMLAGARLAIAAGVV, from the coding sequence ATGACCATCCGCGCGGTCGCCGGGGACGCCTACCGGGAGGCGTTCGGCATCCTCGTCCTGTCGGCCGCCGCGAGCGTCTTCTCCGGGGTCGTGCTCGGCGGGATGGAGCGCGAGCTCACCGTCGTCCCCGGCCTGCTCACCATCGTCCCCGCGCTGCTGGCGACCCGCGGGAGCGTCTACGGCTCGCTCGGCGCGCGGCTCGCGACCGGGCTCCACCAGGGGCTCGTCGACCCCGAGCTCGGCGTGCCGAGCCGACGCGTGCGCTCGGCGGTCGTCGCGGCGATGCTGAACGGCGTCGTCATCTCCGCTATCGCCGCCGTCGCCGGCTACGGCATCCGGTACGCGCTCGACCTCGCGGTCGCGCCGCTGGCCGCGCTCGTCGTCGTCGCGCTCGTCGCGGGCGTGCTCTCCGGCGCGGGGCTGACGCTCGTCGTCATCGTCACGGTGTTCGTCGGCTACCGCCGCGGCCTCAACCCGGACGCGCTCGCCGGCCCCGTCGTCACCACGACCGGCGACGTCATCGGCATCGCGACGATGCTCGCCGGCGCGCGCCTCGCTATCGCCGCCGGGGTGGTGTGA
- a CDS encoding metallophosphoesterase: MIAVLSDTHSTDGHDLRGRALDAVREADTVVHAGDFTTESALEAFYDASEQLFAVHGNADEPAVSDRLPEARTLDAAGLTVAVTHRQRGGTTGLAFFGRERGADLVVSGHTHQPSVTETEDVTLLNPGSHADPRGNPAAHAELHPEDGGVRGEIRDRSGDVLREFRVEGR; the protein is encoded by the coding sequence ATGATCGCCGTTCTGTCCGACACCCACAGCACGGACGGCCACGACTTGCGGGGGCGCGCGCTGGACGCCGTCCGCGAGGCCGACACCGTCGTGCACGCCGGCGACTTCACGACCGAGTCAGCGCTAGAGGCGTTCTACGACGCGAGCGAGCAGCTGTTCGCGGTCCACGGGAACGCCGACGAGCCAGCCGTCTCCGACCGCCTCCCCGAGGCCCGCACGCTCGACGCGGCGGGCTTGACAGTCGCGGTGACGCACCGCCAGCGCGGCGGGACGACGGGGCTGGCGTTCTTCGGCCGGGAGCGCGGCGCCGACCTCGTCGTCTCCGGGCACACCCACCAGCCGTCCGTGACCGAGACGGAGGACGTCACGCTGCTGAATCCGGGCAGCCACGCCGACCCGCGGGGCAACCCCGCGGCGCACGCCGAACTCCACCCCGAGGACGGCGGCGTTCGCGGCGAGATTCGAGACCGCAGCGGGGACGTGCTGCGGGAGTTCCGGGTGGAGGGCCGGTAG
- a CDS encoding RNA-binding domain-containing protein, whose protein sequence is MSDEQSVLYSVDVQLSAPVEPTEVTDRVAETITELFPSADVETHGDRVVGETHDVEQFREQLFEQRILDTARKEFLRNSTEEGFSFDLKKQAAYVGKVNFSVGSPDELGDLHVEVTVREPDVESFISYLAPKTEGGEPVEADE, encoded by the coding sequence GTGAGCGACGAGCAGAGCGTCCTCTACAGCGTGGACGTACAACTCTCCGCGCCCGTCGAGCCGACGGAGGTCACCGACCGCGTCGCCGAGACGATTACCGAGCTGTTCCCCTCTGCCGACGTCGAGACACACGGGGACCGAGTGGTCGGGGAGACGCACGACGTCGAGCAGTTCCGCGAACAGCTGTTCGAGCAGCGCATCCTCGACACCGCGCGCAAGGAGTTCCTCCGGAACAGCACCGAGGAGGGGTTCAGCTTCGACCTGAAGAAGCAGGCGGCGTACGTCGGGAAGGTGAACTTCTCCGTGGGGAGCCCGGACGAACTCGGCGACCTCCACGTCGAGGTGACGGTCCGGGAGCCGGACGTCGAATCCTTCATCTCGTATCTCGCGCCCAAGACGGAGGGCGGCGAGCCCGTCGAAGCCGACGAGTAG
- a CDS encoding low specificity L-threonine aldolase, with protein MKDLRSDTVTRPSEEMRAAAADAEVGDDVYGEDPTVNELERRAADAVGKEAAMYVPTGTMGNQIAARVHTDRGQEALVERESHVYKYELGGFAQHSQLQVRTYDGGANGAPTPEQVRDGFVAEDLHRAGTGLLCLENTHNVKGGIPVPADDVAAAVEAARDLGVPVHVDGARVFNAATALDVDAAELLAPVDSAMFCLSKGLGAPVGSMLAGSEEFVEEARRVRKLMGGGMRQAGIIAAPGLEALESRDRLHVDHERAKRLAAGLDDLPGLSVPEPETNIVLVDTTESGLTAEALLERCEDEGVRGSAFGEYTVRLCTHLDVDDADVTEAVEAVGRAL; from the coding sequence GTGAAAGACCTGCGCAGCGACACGGTGACGAGACCGAGCGAGGAGATGCGGGCGGCCGCGGCGGACGCCGAGGTCGGCGACGACGTCTACGGCGAGGACCCCACAGTGAACGAACTGGAGCGCCGCGCCGCCGACGCGGTCGGCAAGGAGGCCGCGATGTACGTGCCGACGGGAACGATGGGCAACCAGATCGCCGCACGGGTCCACACCGACCGCGGGCAGGAGGCGCTCGTCGAGCGCGAGAGCCACGTCTACAAGTACGAGCTCGGCGGGTTCGCTCAGCACTCCCAGCTCCAGGTACGGACGTACGACGGCGGTGCGAACGGCGCGCCGACCCCCGAGCAGGTACGGGACGGGTTCGTCGCGGAGGACCTCCACCGCGCGGGCACGGGACTGCTCTGCCTGGAGAACACGCACAACGTCAAGGGCGGCATCCCGGTGCCGGCCGACGACGTCGCGGCCGCGGTTGAGGCCGCCCGCGACCTCGGGGTCCCCGTCCACGTCGACGGGGCGCGCGTGTTCAACGCGGCGACCGCGCTCGACGTCGACGCCGCAGAGTTGCTCGCGCCCGTCGACTCCGCGATGTTCTGCCTCTCGAAGGGGCTGGGCGCACCCGTCGGGTCGATGCTCGCGGGCAGCGAGGAGTTCGTCGAAGAGGCGCGCCGCGTCCGCAAGCTCATGGGCGGCGGGATGCGGCAGGCGGGTATCATCGCGGCGCCCGGGTTGGAGGCGCTGGAGAGCCGCGACCGCCTGCACGTCGACCACGAGCGCGCGAAGCGGCTGGCGGCTGGATTAGACGACCTACCCGGGCTCTCGGTGCCGGAGCCGGAGACGAACATCGTGCTCGTGGACACGACTGAGTCGGGCCTGACGGCGGAAGCGCTGCTGGAGCGCTGCGAGGACGAGGGCGTCCGCGGGTCGGCGTTCGGCGAGTACACCGTGCGCTTGTGTACACACCTCGACGTGGACGACGCAGACGTCACCGAGGCAGTCGAGGCCGTCGGGCGCGCGCTCTAG
- the ftsY gene encoding signal recognition particle-docking protein FtsY has translation MFDGLKDKLSNFREDAEEVAEENAEELDDPEAEAVEGDEAAAAESEEAGAADAAAVEAEPDEAAEAAAEPAEAEAPEPDSLDEEDAGAEAEVEPAEESEAEAEDESGEEAEDDSSGGGFVSKATSFARGRVVIEEEDLEEPLRELEFALLESDVEMSVAEEILDQIRSDLVGEERKFTESTGALVEDALRDALLSVIDVNGFDFEEAIAAAEKPVTVVFTGVNGVGKTTTIAKLSKRLEDQGYSVVLANGDTYRAGANEQLQEHADNLGVKLISHEQGGDPTAVVYDAVEYAEANDIDVVLGDTAGRLHTSDDLMSQLEKLDRVVDPDYTVFVDEAVAGQDAVNRASEFDSAAAIDGTILTMADADSQGGAAISVARVTGKPILFLGTGQGYDDLRKFDPEALVDDLLEEDEE, from the coding sequence ATGTTCGACGGGCTGAAGGACAAGCTCTCGAACTTCCGCGAGGACGCCGAGGAGGTCGCCGAGGAAAACGCCGAGGAGCTCGACGACCCGGAGGCGGAAGCGGTCGAGGGCGACGAGGCGGCGGCAGCGGAGTCCGAAGAAGCGGGAGCAGCCGACGCAGCAGCGGTCGAAGCGGAGCCGGACGAGGCGGCCGAAGCGGCAGCGGAGCCCGCGGAGGCCGAGGCTCCGGAACCGGATTCTCTCGACGAGGAAGACGCCGGAGCGGAGGCTGAAGTCGAGCCGGCCGAGGAGTCCGAGGCCGAAGCCGAGGACGAATCCGGCGAGGAAGCGGAGGACGACAGCTCTGGCGGCGGGTTCGTGAGCAAGGCGACGTCGTTCGCTCGCGGGCGCGTCGTCATCGAGGAGGAGGACCTCGAGGAGCCGTTGCGCGAGCTGGAGTTCGCGCTGCTGGAGAGCGACGTGGAGATGAGCGTCGCCGAGGAGATTCTCGACCAGATTCGGTCGGACCTCGTCGGCGAGGAGCGGAAGTTCACCGAGAGCACCGGCGCGCTCGTCGAGGACGCGCTCCGGGACGCGCTGCTGTCGGTCATCGACGTGAACGGCTTCGACTTCGAGGAGGCCATCGCGGCGGCCGAGAAGCCGGTGACGGTCGTGTTCACGGGCGTCAACGGCGTCGGGAAGACGACAACCATCGCGAAGCTCTCGAAGCGCCTCGAGGACCAAGGGTACTCGGTCGTGCTGGCGAACGGCGACACGTACCGCGCCGGCGCGAACGAGCAGCTCCAGGAGCACGCCGACAACCTCGGCGTGAAGCTCATCAGCCACGAGCAGGGCGGCGACCCGACCGCGGTGGTGTACGACGCCGTCGAGTACGCGGAGGCCAACGACATTGATGTCGTGCTCGGCGACACCGCCGGCCGGCTGCACACCTCCGACGACCTGATGTCGCAACTGGAGAAGCTCGACCGCGTCGTCGACCCGGACTACACGGTGTTCGTCGACGAGGCGGTCGCGGGCCAGGACGCAGTCAACCGCGCCAGCGAGTTCGACAGCGCGGCCGCCATCGACGGCACGATTCTGACGATGGCGGACGCCGACAGCCAGGGCGGCGCCGCCATCTCCGTCGCCCGCGTCACCGGGAAGCCGATCCTGTTCCTCGGCACCGGCCAGGGGTACGACGACCTCCGGAAGTTCGACCCGGAGGCGCTCGTCGACGACCTGCTCGAAGAGGACGAAGAGTAG
- a CDS encoding AAA family ATPase, protein MRVIGTVGMPGSGKSEAATVAEDLGVPVVIMGDVIRQKCRDRGLDPAEHHGRIAQKLREENGPGAIAERSLPIIRDHLEDSDVVLVDGIRSGVEVEQFRAAFGDAFTLVEVYAPYETRRERIESRDRPGDADGESLAEREERERGFGMDEAVEAADVRIENTGTLEEFHERVEDLLTEADDEPAQAGVEES, encoded by the coding sequence ATGAGAGTCATCGGTACCGTGGGGATGCCGGGCAGCGGGAAGAGCGAGGCTGCCACGGTCGCGGAGGACCTCGGCGTTCCCGTGGTCATCATGGGGGACGTCATCCGGCAGAAGTGCCGGGACCGCGGCCTCGACCCGGCGGAACACCACGGGCGCATCGCGCAGAAGCTCCGCGAGGAGAACGGCCCGGGCGCCATCGCGGAGCGTTCGCTGCCGATTATCCGCGACCACCTGGAGGACAGCGACGTGGTGCTCGTCGACGGCATCCGCTCCGGCGTGGAGGTCGAGCAGTTCCGGGCGGCGTTCGGCGACGCGTTCACGCTCGTGGAGGTGTACGCGCCGTACGAGACGCGCCGCGAGCGCATCGAGAGCCGGGACCGGCCCGGGGACGCCGACGGCGAGTCGCTCGCGGAACGCGAGGAGCGCGAGCGCGGGTTCGGGATGGACGAGGCCGTCGAGGCCGCCGATGTCCGCATCGAGAACACCGGCACGCTCGAGGAGTTCCACGAGCGCGTGGAGGACCTGCTCACCGAGGCGGACGACGAGCCGGCGCAAGCGGGGGTGGAGGAGTCGTGA
- a CDS encoding signal recognition particle protein Srp54, protein MVLDDLGSSLRGTLDKLRGKSRISEEDVDEIVKEIQRSLLQADVDVSLVMELSDSIEERALEEEPPGGTSARDHVLRIVYEELVDLVGDSTEIPLENQTILLAGLQGSGKTTTAAKMAWWFSKKGLRPAVIQTDTFRPGAYDQAEQMTERAEVAFYGDPDEDDPVKIARDGLEATEDADVHIVDTAGRHALEDDLISEIEDIESAVEPDRSLLVLDAAIGQGAKDQAREFDDSIGIDGVAITKLDGTAKGGGALTAVDETGSTIAFLGTGETVQDIERFEPDSFISRLLGMGDLKQLTERVERAMEETGLEEDDDWDPEDMMKGEFTLKDMRKQMEAMDNMGPLDQVMDMIPGMGGGMMDQLPDDAMDVTQERMRNFEVIMDSMTEEELENPRSIGASQVRRIAKGSGKSEDTIRELLDQHKMMSQTMKQFQGMGDGDMQRMMKQMQQGGGGGGGGGGFGGMF, encoded by the coding sequence ATGGTACTCGACGACCTCGGGAGTTCCCTGCGGGGGACCCTCGACAAGCTCCGCGGGAAGTCCCGCATCTCCGAGGAGGACGTCGACGAAATCGTCAAGGAGATTCAGCGGTCGCTGCTCCAGGCGGACGTCGACGTGAGCCTCGTGATGGAGCTATCGGACTCCATCGAAGAGCGCGCCCTGGAGGAGGAGCCGCCGGGCGGGACGTCCGCCCGCGACCACGTCCTCCGCATCGTCTACGAGGAGCTCGTCGACCTGGTCGGCGACTCCACGGAGATCCCCCTGGAGAACCAGACCATCCTGCTGGCGGGCCTGCAGGGCTCCGGGAAGACGACGACCGCCGCGAAGATGGCGTGGTGGTTCTCGAAGAAGGGGCTCCGGCCCGCGGTCATCCAGACGGACACGTTCCGGCCCGGCGCGTACGACCAAGCCGAGCAGATGACCGAGCGCGCGGAGGTCGCGTTCTACGGCGACCCCGACGAGGACGACCCCGTGAAGATCGCCCGCGACGGCCTCGAAGCCACCGAGGACGCCGACGTCCACATCGTGGACACGGCGGGCCGCCACGCGCTCGAAGACGACCTCATCAGCGAGATCGAGGACATCGAGTCCGCGGTCGAGCCCGACCGCAGCCTGCTCGTGCTCGACGCCGCCATCGGCCAGGGCGCGAAAGACCAGGCCCGCGAGTTCGACGACTCCATCGGCATCGACGGCGTCGCCATCACGAAGCTCGACGGGACGGCGAAGGGTGGCGGTGCGCTGACGGCCGTCGACGAGACGGGCTCGACCATCGCGTTCCTCGGGACCGGGGAGACGGTCCAGGACATCGAGCGCTTCGAGCCGGACAGCTTCATCTCGCGGCTGCTCGGGATGGGCGACCTCAAGCAGCTCACCGAGCGCGTCGAGCGCGCGATGGAGGAGACCGGGCTCGAGGAGGACGACGACTGGGACCCCGAGGACATGATGAAGGGGGAGTTCACCCTGAAGGACATGCGCAAGCAGATGGAGGCCATGGACAACATGGGTCCCCTCGACCAGGTGATGGACATGATTCCGGGGATGGGCGGCGGCATGATGGACCAGCTCCCGGACGACGCGATGGACGTCACCCAGGAGCGCATGCGGAACTTCGAGGTCATCATGGACTCGATGACCGAGGAGGAACTGGAGAACCCCCGCTCCATCGGCGCCTCGCAGGTCCGGCGCATCGCGAAGGGCTCCGGGAAGAGCGAGGACACCATCCGGGAGTTGCTCGACCAGCACAAGATGATGTCCCAGACGATGAAGCAGTTCCAGGGGATGGGCGACGGGGACATGCAGCGCATGATGAAGCAGATGCAGCAGGGCGGCGGCGGTGGCGGCGGAGGCGGCGGCTTCGGCGGGATGTTCTGA
- a CDS encoding magnesium transporter gives MPEEWSVRGIVAATFPLLVALTVAELWGGLVLDGGRAVLTRYPTLLTLVPGIIAVAGNLGSVLASRLSTAFHLGTLAFDPENDALAGNAAATLALAATLFPAVGAAAWVARYALGDVSLALATVVFIAAASGLLLAVVAVAVATTATYAAFQLQLDPDDVVVPVVTTTCDVLGVVVFLLIVGATV, from the coding sequence GTGCCCGAGGAGTGGTCCGTCCGCGGCATCGTCGCGGCGACGTTCCCGCTGCTCGTCGCGCTCACTGTCGCCGAACTCTGGGGCGGCCTCGTCCTCGACGGCGGCCGCGCGGTGCTCACCCGGTACCCGACGCTGCTGACGCTCGTTCCCGGCATCATCGCCGTCGCCGGCAACCTCGGGAGCGTGCTCGCCAGCCGGCTCTCCACGGCGTTCCACCTCGGCACGCTCGCCTTCGACCCGGAGAACGACGCGCTCGCGGGCAACGCCGCCGCGACGCTCGCGCTCGCCGCGACGCTGTTCCCCGCGGTCGGCGCGGCCGCGTGGGTCGCGCGGTACGCGCTCGGCGACGTCTCGCTCGCGCTCGCGACCGTCGTCTTCATCGCGGCCGCCTCCGGTCTGTTGCTCGCCGTCGTCGCCGTCGCCGTCGCGACCACCGCGACGTACGCCGCGTTCCAGCTCCAACTCGACCCCGACGACGTCGTCGTCCCCGTCGTCACCACGACCTGCGACGTGCTCGGCGTCGTCGTCTTCCTGCTGATCGTCGGCGCCACCGTCTGA
- the pfdA gene encoding prefoldin subunit alpha, with amino-acid sequence MSLGGGGGQQQLQQLSQEIQALEEEKEELEEEVEDLEAEKVEIDEAQEALDVLETGSTVQVPLGGDTYVRAEVEDIDEVVVSLGGGYAAEQDADDAADVLDEKREAVDERIEDVRSEIAEVEEEQEALEQQAQQAQQQMMQQQMQAQQQQQQDGE; translated from the coding sequence ATGAGTCTTGGAGGCGGCGGCGGTCAACAGCAGCTTCAGCAGCTTTCACAGGAAATTCAGGCCCTCGAAGAGGAGAAAGAGGAACTCGAGGAGGAAGTCGAGGACCTCGAGGCCGAGAAGGTCGAGATCGACGAGGCCCAGGAGGCCCTCGACGTGCTCGAAACCGGCTCGACCGTGCAGGTCCCGCTCGGCGGCGACACGTACGTCCGCGCCGAGGTCGAGGACATCGACGAGGTCGTCGTCAGCCTCGGCGGCGGCTACGCGGCCGAGCAGGACGCCGACGACGCGGCGGACGTGCTCGACGAGAAGCGCGAGGCGGTCGACGAGCGCATCGAGGACGTCCGCTCGGAGATCGCGGAGGTCGAAGAGGAGCAGGAGGCCCTCGAACAGCAGGCACAGCAGGCCCAGCAGCAGATGATGCAGCAGCAGATGCAGGCCCAGCAGCAACAGCAGCAGGACGGCGAGTAA
- a CDS encoding cation diffusion facilitator family transporter — translation MAGSKSVVLAALFANGAIAVLKFLAFLVTGSPAMLSEVYHSISDTGNQVFLLIGIRYGARDATRSHPFGYGKAQFFYSFLVSVMLFGIAGWESASHGYEALTGHGRVLGRQANLLGYEFPGVWASYAVLLGGIGFETYAFVKAYQEMQRQISRHGWSGLREAFRRTSDTTTLTALTEDTVALLGLGLALVGIFLTEQTGNHVYDAGAALLIGILLMAFAVALAWENKRLLLGESLPKADENELERIIEDHADVDEIVGFRTVYFGPNDVLLTADVAFVEGLATTEIEAAIRDVETALEEANPALSKVYVEPANGD, via the coding sequence ATGGCCGGAAGCAAGTCGGTTGTGCTCGCTGCGCTGTTCGCGAACGGCGCGATTGCCGTGCTGAAGTTCCTCGCGTTTCTCGTCACCGGGAGCCCGGCGATGCTCTCGGAGGTGTACCACTCCATCTCGGACACCGGCAACCAGGTGTTCCTGCTCATCGGCATCCGGTACGGCGCGCGGGACGCGACGCGCTCGCACCCGTTCGGGTACGGGAAGGCGCAGTTCTTCTACTCCTTCCTCGTGAGCGTGATGCTGTTCGGCATCGCGGGCTGGGAGTCCGCCTCACACGGCTACGAGGCGCTCACCGGCCACGGGCGCGTGCTCGGCCGCCAGGCGAACCTGCTCGGCTACGAGTTCCCGGGCGTGTGGGCGAGCTACGCGGTGCTGCTCGGCGGCATCGGCTTCGAGACGTACGCGTTCGTGAAGGCCTACCAGGAGATGCAGCGACAGATTTCTCGCCACGGCTGGAGCGGGCTCCGTGAGGCGTTCCGCCGCACCAGCGACACGACGACGCTGACCGCGCTCACGGAGGACACGGTGGCGCTGCTCGGCCTCGGGCTGGCGCTGGTGGGCATCTTCCTCACCGAGCAGACCGGGAACCACGTCTACGACGCGGGAGCGGCGCTGCTCATCGGTATCCTGCTGATGGCGTTCGCGGTGGCGCTGGCGTGGGAGAACAAGCGCCTGCTGCTCGGGGAGAGCCTGCCGAAGGCCGACGAGAACGAGCTCGAGCGCATCATCGAGGACCACGCGGACGTCGACGAGATCGTGGGGTTCCGGACGGTGTACTTCGGGCCGAACGACGTGCTGCTGACCGCTGACGTGGCGTTCGTCGAGGGGCTCGCAACCACCGAGATCGAGGCCGCGATCCGGGACGTCGAGACCGCCTTGGAGGAGGCGAATCCGGCGCTGTCGAAGGTGTACGTCGAGCCCGCGAACGGCGACTGA
- a CDS encoding NUDIX domain-containing protein, whose protein sequence is MTEDPEAVAEWLRERTGRLREEAVAEHADGDAPMLDPQPVDPPPHATEDPFPSSVDEQLDRLPGVGGLVVVEDGRVLGVRQGYRDGWTNPGGAQDPGESLAETAVRETREETNIEAEVTGVLYARDFAVDYGGPERVHVPLVVFTGRRVGGRRAAPLVRVSSGEPEIEDVRWFDAAGLPENFRDRERILPLL, encoded by the coding sequence GTGACCGAGGACCCCGAGGCGGTCGCCGAGTGGCTCCGCGAGCGCACCGGACGGCTCCGCGAGGAAGCGGTCGCCGAGCACGCCGACGGAGACGCCCCGATGCTCGACCCGCAGCCCGTCGACCCGCCGCCACACGCCACCGAGGACCCGTTCCCGTCATCCGTCGACGAGCAACTCGACCGGCTGCCGGGCGTCGGCGGGCTCGTGGTCGTCGAGGACGGCCGCGTGCTCGGCGTCCGGCAGGGCTACCGGGACGGCTGGACGAACCCCGGCGGCGCGCAGGACCCCGGCGAGTCGCTCGCGGAGACGGCCGTCCGGGAGACCCGCGAGGAGACGAACATCGAGGCGGAAGTGACGGGCGTGCTGTACGCGCGGGACTTCGCCGTCGACTACGGCGGGCCCGAGCGCGTCCACGTCCCGCTGGTCGTGTTCACGGGCCGGCGCGTCGGCGGCCGCCGTGCGGCGCCGCTCGTCCGCGTCTCCTCCGGAGAGCCCGAAATCGAGGACGTGCGGTGGTTCGACGCCGCGGGCCTTCCCGAGAACTTCCGCGACCGCGAGCGGATTCTCCCGTTACTGTAG